The genomic DNA aaagtatgcttttgaaaatcttcgcagaacacaatcgatGGATTgaagaattatggttttggaagaagggttttggggtgtaaccaaaaaagaaggaataggctttttgaaaatcaaattttatgaaagggtaatcttgtcattttggggtgcaaccatgattaactagggtgcaagtagaaaaactcatagataaaatatgtaaaaatattttaaaaacaaacctAAAAAGTGAGACAATGAAATGATTTGattggatgcatgtgtaaaagAATTACTTTGTCGGTGTATGTAAATTAAAtccataaataaaatcaaatgctAAAGAGTCATGAGCAGTGGTATGAACCCTCTCCTAAGGTTTGCCTCGGAAATTcatgaaatacaaaaaaaagagCAAGATAATCTAGAGTGAATTGCTAAGAAGGTTCAAGTGGGCAAACATCAATTCAATAATTATCCATAACAACTATTGAGTTATGAGGGTTTGAAGAAGGAACTCACGAAGATGGTACAAGGCATAGGAGAGTCAACTAAAACAGATGTAGGTGAGAATGTGAGATCAGGAGTTATATACATTGTAGATTTAGAGAATGATCCTCAAATATTGTATGGTTAagtaagagaaatgttaacgagtgcttcATTAGGGTACTCTACCCCACAAGATCCCAAAACATAATGTTGACCGACTTGAGCTTGTTATGTAATTGACTTATTTACTTAGAAATAGCCCTGCTAATTGACAATTAACTTGCAGAAGTTTCCATGCATTAGAAGTAGTAGTTAATTGTCTCTGAAGTAGTTACTagaagcaaaatcaacaaagtgACAGGTATTTCGTCAATTAGTACCTCCGGTAAATACCTTGGATTTCCTACGATCAAAGGAAGAGCAGAGAAGGAGGATTTCATGTTTGTGTTGGAAAAGCTTAACTCTAGATTGCCTCATGGAAGAATAAGCTTCTCAACAAGCCTGGTAGAGTTTCTCTCCTGCCTCCCTGGCTTCCTTAGAGTGTTTGTCATCAATTTGATATAGTCACTATAAACATTATTTGGAAAGGAGAAATTAATAAAGGTATTTATTTGGTTAGTTGGAAAACATCactaaaccaaaaaaaacatgGAGGTCTTGGCATTAGGGTAACTAGAGAGGCCAACATTTCATTGCTTGAGAAATTGGTGTGGGATATCAATTGTGGTGCTGACAAGCTTTGGGTCAACATtctctcatcaaaataattaaatggaaACTCTAACATCAACTCAGGTCACAGATAGATACGAGAGATGGAAATTCTTACTTTTCGAATTCTCCTTCGTTGCTCAAAGACCCCTGTGAAATTATAcgaattttgtttctattcatGACATTCAAACCATGATCAAAGATGTGTATACTGACAATGAATGACACCTTAAAGCTATTGCCACCATTATTCATCCTAATACGGTGAAAAACATCAAGAATGTTCAGCTCAAGTTGCATTGCGATGTCCAAGACTGTTTTGTTTGGTTGGGTAACTTAGATGGCAATTACCCAGCGAGTTCAGGTTATACGTGGTCGATGCAATATTAATCGGTCGGATAATGGTAGGCAGTGGTGTTGAATTTGGAAGCTAAAGGCACAAGAGAATATCAAAAATTTCATCTGGTGTATTACACTAGCCATCAATCTATTCTTGCTCTTCCCTGCTTAACCATAGAAGAATGACCGAATTGAACATTTGTTATCATTGTTTTAATCATGAAGAAACCATCATTCATTGCAATGTATCGGCTTCGACGGTGTTATGACACAGTAGAGTGGACCAAAACAATGAAGATTCTCGGTTTCTAGCTGGTTTGTGGTGGAACTGAAAATCAAGAAATTCTTTGTGTTGGAAAGGAGCCTACTACGGATATTGTTGTGGTGGCCAAGATTAGAAAGCTTTGTTCTTCTAATCAATGCTTGTTCGTCTGTTCAAGATTGCATCATATCTGCTCCCAAAAGTGTAGTAACTTGGCACCCTTCATCCATTGACCGCACAGTGGTGATTGTTGATGGTAATTTCATTCTGGAGTCAGGCAAAAGCGGTTATGGCATTTGGATCAGCGGATTTAGTGGCAACCTGTCTAATTCCAATAATATTCACGCTGGAATTATTGTTGCTATTTTGCTAGGCCTTTGTATTATTGCTAGAAGGATGAATATTAATCATGTAGTATGTTATTCATGAATCAAATGAAGTTGATCCATATTTTAAGAGAAATAATCATTGTGCATATTTTCTCACAAAAATTAAAGACCATTGCTTTTAGGCATCTAATGATTGCTCTCAAGCATCCACCAAACGGCACTAAGACTATATCTTAACTACCGATCAAcacttttgacttttgagatTAGTTGAGACACTTTTTAAATTGGTTCACCCCAACTTTGTGGAAGCAGATGCTCATCGGGAAGGCTTTTTGCAATTGTAGGCTTGTagcttttttctctctctcatttttCTTATTAGTGAGCCTACGCGAAGAATAGTAAACTGTTGATAATATTTGACCTCttcatcaacaatttttttattagacaTTCTCCATCAACAATTAATAATTTGGTTGGCAGTCAACGTTGTCTTTCTCAATTGCCGAAAGCTTTGTTTATATAAACGAGCCAACAAGTAATTATTTCGTGCTCTGGATTTAGCTCATTCTAGCAATTTTTATAATCTTTTTCGGTGATAAAAGCTAAAAAGAAGGAATAATATACTACCCTTTTCCTCACGGCGCCATAAAGCCAATACATAACCTCTCCCATGATGGGCCATGGCATTTTACTTCCATTCTTAATAGCCTTCCAAGAGGTTTAAAAGCAGTCTTTCTATTAAAATCGTACAAGTTGTTTTCACATACCTAATCGTTGTCGGTTGATTAATTCATAAAGTTCAAACATGTGCTAAACTAGTAATGGTTAGAAAAGCAAACAATAACTACTTCTGAATGCAAATGTAAAGAAAACTTAAGAAATATCCTACTCATACTCCATGGCCAAAATTGATGACAAATCAAAATAACGAACTCAAGATAATTTAGGTTTACAACTTTATATAcacaaaatgcaaaaaaaaaaaaaaaaaaaaaaaacgaaactTCACATTCACCAAATGTCATGTAGTTCTccaaaacttgcaattttttaCACTTGACACAAAATATGGGGAGAACAACAAACATGGAAAGCTTCAAATAAATCTCAACATCAAACATTAGGACCAAAAACTGTAGTCACTTTTAACTCACCTCTTACAATAAACGactgatttttttctttcaatcctacaGAATGTAGAGTTGGAACAATAACAGGAGCCAACTCTGCTTCATTCATGCAGGAGAACATTTGCACCAAGCAAGGATCACCATGTCAAGTCAAGGTTCTTCTTCCACAAGTTGCACATTGTATTCACGCTCTATGCCTGGAGGAAATCAAAGTGTCAAACCAAGGCATTAAACcattttcacaataaaataataacaaaatattgcAATAGGAGTCTAAAGTGTTTTTAGAACAATAATATATGCAGAAAGCAACTTGTTTTCGGGACTGCGATTACATTTTCAGTGTTCTTTTTGGTTGGAACAATATTATCCACAACAATTTGGCTACACACACTCAGACTTCAAGTTCATAGGAATTGTTTAAagtttggaaaaataaaatcatcactTCAAAAAGGAAATGAACGGTTGAGGTTGATTTCATACAATAATCCTGTAAGATTCATGTTGATCTACAATGTTGCAAGTAGAGAACATAATACAGTGATGACACCTTATACTCTAGTCGTCAAATATCTTATTGTCTTCGCTTTCTATTTCAAAGATGCAAACCCATTGGCATGCTAGCCAATCCCCACCCGCTAAATataatcacaattcacaagCAAGGAGTACGACCGTATAAAGCAAATTATTGATAAAAGCATTTCTGCAGGAAATTATTAATTGAAACTACCTTTTATTAAAGTTTTGTCCTATTCTTTCCTGTCATCGTCGTTATTCCAATCACCGTCGTCATCATCGCCAATTCCATCATTTCCCATATCACTTTCACTAGCTGTCTCCCATTCAGAGTCATCAGTCTCTGGACCATATATATCACCACCATCACCCTGATTATGGACGCCACCATGCTTAACAGCTGCCTCTCGAAATAACCAAGCAGCACGCATCTGCTTCTTAACTAATCGCTCAGCGTAATCCGGAACTTTATTTTGCCTCAGTGAGAGATCAGGATCATTTGACTGGGAGCACTCGTTTATAAATAGAATAGCATCCAATAAACTTTCTTTTGCTAACCCTAGCATGTCATAAGCTTGTGCTCGCCTCCAGAGACTTTTGGCATGACGATTGACAGGTCTGTGGAGACATAGTGCGCGGGTAGCATCACTTATGGCAGCCAAAGGTTGTTGCAGCAAAAGATAACATTGAGCCCGATTGCTATAGAGAACAACTCTCTCCTTCTTGGATCTCATAGGACACAATGCCAATGCTTCTGAGTATTTTGATGCAGCACCAGAAATATTTCCAGATGAGAACAGGGAATTTCCTTCAAGCTTGACAACCAGTGCTGCAGCCTGCTTAATATGTAGATCTTCCTTGGGCATATTCTTTTCCCATTTTAATCTCTCCTTCGAACTTAATAGATCCTCTATTTGTTCTTTAGTGCGACTACTAATTGAGCTTCTTCCCGACCCTTGTGTCTCGATGCAATCTTGAAGAACACTGACAATGGAATCACCAAGTTTTTTATGATCACCTAGAGTTGTAATCTCCGCAAGGTCAACTAATGCAGGCACCACTTTATCAATTACCTACATAATATAAGCCATGGCATTGAACTAAACAGATATTCACAATACCCAGTTGAAGTGAACTCAAAAGTCTACAGCAATTGGCACTCGAATAAATTAAAGCAATGATCAAATAAGGAGGAATTGAAAATTCATGAGCCCAAACATTAAACCAAAAACCAAACATGCGAGTCCAAATGTGGTTAGCAATTGCCGCAGTGATAACTAAGTTTAAGCAGCCTACACATGAGCTGAATAATGAAAGTTCATTTCCATGCATCAATGTCTTTAGATgttcaattgaaattgaaataatatttaaaacaaaaaatactcaGCTAAAacctttctttgttttctcctTTTCACACTAAGAAACAGAAATATGTCACACCAAGCGGTATAtatgcacacacacacacatatatatatatatacctcaTAGGGAAGGTCCGTGCCTAATTCAAGACCTACAGACTGAGACAACAGTTCCTACTTTTATTTCCTAAATGAATTAAAGTTAGTTTTAAAGCATAAGAATTAACTTCCATACACATGTTAATCCAATCATTCATGCCTAAGACAGTCAGTAGAGTTCCTTAATGTTCAGGAGTGCAAATGAATGCATTGGATAAGACCAGTTGAAGTAGCAGAACCAGGAACAAATGCAAAGTTACAAAGGTTTTACCTTGTGACATGTATTCGGATCTTGCAGCAACCATAGAAGACAATCAATAGCCATATACTGCCAATCATCTGAAGACCGAGCAATATTACACAATGCTTCAATAATTCCAGGGCAACTAGCAACAGGTCCCCTACCAAGCTTTTGATGACAAATTGTTCTTAATAAGCCAATACCAGCTGGTGAATTTTCATTAACAAGTCCACCCCACATGCCAGGTAGTTTTGTTAGAAATTCTTGCTTGCATATGGTAGGAAGAAATTCCGGTTTAAAAGCAAAACAATTAATGAGCTGAAGTGACCAACATTGCAGCTGGCTAGCCCATTCCTCGGCCTTCCTAGACTCCATTTCAACACCACCCATGCCGCGCGTAAGAAGATCACAGTGATAACTTAGCCTTCTATCAACATATTGGTAAAAGTGTGAATAAACTATTTCCAAGGAACTCATCGCTAATTGGATTGAAAGCTCGAGAATTTCACCGTGACTGGCTAAAGTGGGAAAAGTACTGGCATATGTAGCTAAATGTCCCAAAGCTCTAACTGCTACCCTCTGCTCAACCCAAGTCAACCTACCTCTTAGAAGCTCAACTAAAGGAGGAATGACACCAGCATGCACAGAACTTTCTGCAAATTCTTCCATATTCATTGTGTAGGAACCAATGATATGAGCAGCATAATAAGgaatgtatatattttgatcGTGAGAAAGCCAGCGTCGATTCTTCAGTCCTTTCCATATGAGAGCAGACATGCATTCAAAAATTCCCAGCTCTATGAATTCAGGGTCATTCGGATGTGCCATTGCTGTGTTCCAAAGACCACTGATAGGGAGAACCTGACCATCATCATCTTGACACGGAAGTTCTCTAAAGAACTTCAATACACTTGCTCTGCGTTTGCTTGGATTCGCTTCCTTCATGACACAAAAGAAGCATCCTGGGTATGGACAGTCTGATGAAACTTTATCCATGCTCGGTAAATTATAACAATAGTCTAACAGATCAACAAGTCAACCTCAAGCAAGAAAACCACTTCAAAACTGCACATATGCAACATATTGGATTAGTATTCAgcacaacatcatcatatatacACACCGACCCATCACTAGACTCTATATGTCCAAaagtacaacaacaaaaatgacCATTATTTACattgtataaaaataaaataaaaaccaacagTAAAAATAAGCAAATCTTTTCACAATCAATTTCAATGCTATATGCCCAGATTATGTTCAAATTACATCAACAGACAACTATTTATCACAAACTATGTTCAAAATACGTCAATAGACAACTataacacaaaaaacaaaaacaaaaaacttccATAGAAGCAAAAATGATATATCCTGCACCAGCATTGAAACCGGAAGTAGACAAACACCCAAATCATCAAATGTTTCAATATCAACTTAATTAATTGAAAACCTATgattttacatatttaatattccaGCTAAAACAGTGAGTGTAAGAAACAGGTgctgaaagaaataaaaataaaaataaatgaaaatttatcGAATATTCTGGCACAAAAAGTCAAACGGAGAAACAGAAAATCAATATTCTAGATTCCTAGCTATAAATAAGTCACTACATAAAATTCTCCACGTTTAGTCAAAATTCAAGTTTAAAcagattgaaaaataaaaattatttttgtctttgcataatcaattatgcagaAAGAAACTACTAACCTACTTATATCATCcaatggcaaaaaaaaaaaaaaaaaagtgagtgcTAGATTGGCTTCAttgacggaaaaaaaaaaacagaagaaaagtAGAAccattacctttgaagaagtgAGAGAGATTCAATTGAATTCAACGGTAACAAGAAAAAGTAGCAACGGTAACACTGAAGCGAAATTATTGGCGGAGATCGGGGGTGAAGACAGATCCAAGTTTGtgatatttttgtcaatttcgGATTGTTTATCTCAATCTGTCTCTCTCACGCTTTTCTCGTATCATCGTCGATTTTTATTAGGTTAAGATTTCAGAcagtgaaagagagagagagagaagagatgaAGACAACGGAAAGTGGAAACATGAGATGGGTGTGTTTACTACCCGACAGGACACTTCACTGTTCCggtaaaaaatttccatcatttaTTCTGTTTTGAGGGAAAAAACTTTCTTCAAATAGAAATTACTCGCATTTTTTCCTAATTATATCCACTTGAGTAAACtactaaattttgttttttaactaaaaaaataaatgatatttttgttgggtacaaaaataattgatatttgtcattcaaattgatacaatacaaatttgtaaaaaaattaaaaagatttgaCGACATCAAAATCATTAATTGATCTACAATGAATCGAAAATGACCTGACATTCAAACAAACACCGTAACAAAATAGTAAAGCAAAACAACACCCCAtataaacaattaacaaaataacGTCACAGTAAAACGACAAAattatgaagaagaaattgaatatatgtaaaaatcatttgtttaaattaaagggagagaaaaacaatttagaTGGATAATTTCAGATAAAAAAACGATCTTAAAATCACCTATTTAATGGACGAAGAAGAaactaatattataaaatgtgaaAACGACCGTATAGAGAGAGAGTAAATTGTACTAAATTAAGACTCAATTAAATCACGTTAGTCAAAATACTTCATCTAATAAGCAGTTATGTTAACAGTTTGGTCCAAAGACTTCATTTTGCCATTAAGTCTTGAATTTTAGTGAGCATATTATATGCCTATGGATTTGTAAATATGCACGGAATATATGGTGAAATTGATTCATAAGTACCaagtttttaatataaaaattacttCGTCTatcacaaattataaaattatttatattgtatttttttacataaacaaaatgataataattacTAAAAGCTCATCAACATGAGTAGAAGAGCCAATGATCGAACCCCGAAAAATAGAAGAGTTGATGATCGAACTTCAATTATGATGTTTGGTctaatcattttaatatttttatcaattaaattaaaatatttttttttaaagctcgTTATCCAGCTCGAGAGCCAACTAATTTGAGGGGTTCAATCTCATCGTCCACTTACACGAGTCTCATTTAAAGCATGGACTTAGCCTACTAAAATTAACGTTAGAGAAAATCAAACTTAAACCTTGAGACAAGTACACTTTAAAGTTTCAACCAACTACTCGATCAACCTTAAATGAAATACTTGTAGAtatttataccttttttttttaaagaagatatTTATACCTTATTATTTGTTTCCCAATTTCTTttgtaaataatattcaaataatCTAAAGTGACACAATATACGACCAGTGAATATCATGCGTGTCGGGGTTCACCAATGCTTTATTTTGGCGTGACCTAATTAAGGTGGCTCAACCGCCATTTGCAAATTGCATATAACTTTATGAATCCTACTCTTCACCTTTCACTTTTCGCTCGCGCCCTGCAGCCATGACTAAAATACTCCTGCGTTAGTTAACCAACGCAAgtgtaaaaaaataagaaatttaatttttacacGGACTTAAGTCACGCCGCGTGAGTTAACTTCCGCCAGTTCAATTCACTAAGAGTTCAGTTCAGTTCATTCATATTGGCGAAGACAATTCATTCACGTTCCATTCAATTCATTCATGTAACAAGACAATTCATTCACGTTTCATTGGACCTATCAAACATAACAAATTTGCAAAAGTCATTAAAGGGTTGTAATCGGTGCAACAATAGGACCAAAGTCATCTCAGAAAAGCTTCTTCTTGTGTTCACACCTTACCTTGCAATCGTATATATACAAaccccaatttttatttttatttttatttttgagagcATTATACAAACTCCAAAAAGATATTAAGGGGAAAACTTTCCCCTATACAAACGATATGCTTTGCAACTTTCTGAATTTGCAATTTGAAAACGAGTCATCATAAAAACTGTTATAATGGGAAATCAATCAAACCGTAAAACGATATTGCGGCTGTGAGCAATTTTTGAGTTCAAATTGTATACAGAAGGAAAGGTTATGCGGCTGTGCAGTGGATATGGATGGAAGAAATAATGGTGGAGAAGGAGAACagagcgtgacttaagtcacgtagaACAGTGTTTTGTGCTCGGGGGAGAGCAGAAATCTAACTGAATTGAATGAGATATGAGCCAATGCAATTCAAGCCCACGCATAGTGATAACGGGAGTGAGATCATAAAGTGAAGATGCTGCTTTTAAGTTGTTGTGTACTCAAAACTAGGAGTTAAGTTCAGCTAGGTTAAATTAGATTTTGCAAGATTTAaccatgttttggtaaaaaaattaagacCGAGTATATGTTGATTTTGGGGTGataataattaatgttgaatgaattgattttgtttaaaaataaatttaagataaagtgatttatgttatattcatataaaatgaatttaaatttgtatgtaaaaatcaattttagaatcaAAAGATACAAGTTAtaactttaaataaaatcaattatagaagCACGATCAATATTATATTCGAGaacaaccaaacatgtcaaCATGAATCAATTATAACATCTCTAAAAATGGAACCAAATACACTAAGTATGTGTTTGAAGAGAAGTTAAGATTTTTAAAACTCCGACAGAAAATCACGTTTGCAATGAAGCCATAAATACTAACTTCATAATACAACATTGAATCCTCCCTCAGGACATGAAAATCTTGCCTCCACCGCTAATCCAAAGAGAGGCTAAGCTTGACATATTGCTCACATAGACTTGTGAATATGGTATATCATAGTCATATATGACTCCTTATCATATTTGAAAGTCTATTTCACATGCacatgtttaaataaataattctatctatttttaaaaagctaacgaattaataaaataaagagattaAACTCACTTTTGATATTTaacatgatattttaaaaaaattgattatatataatttcatatttcatttaTGGTTTATAACGGTActattagaatataaaatattcattgtataaattattaatatattgtatATTAGTTAGGGATACTTATGTTTTATATTCTAATAGGTACatttaaatatacaatttaatTTAGACTAATAAACTTATATCActcaaaaagttaacaaatttacaatataatttaaagcacaaaatttaataaaataatattaatagacTGACTAAGTAGACcaaaaagacttttttatttttttatttttacgatCTATAATCTCACATCTTTAACTAAATAGACTTTACATTCTTTCTTTATAAAACAGTTTGATCTAACGAGCAATGTTATGTGAACAACCATTTCTTGCGACAACCTTTTGGACAActaaattatacaaagaaatttagatagtggcacaaaaatcaaagcaataaagagagaaagtaaaatgataatgagagtatgagagagaaaattgtcacaaaagttgttcaaatatcatttctcttgatCTAACCTAGACTTAACATAGACTATGTCATAGACCCATGTAAATCGATCTGACCTATTCATACTCCTtctcaaaacaaacaaaatacacTATCGAAACTATCCTCCATTAagcaaaaaagtataaaaaaaaaaaaccaccatcaaaatatatattttgagaaatcTGAGGGGCCTCACTGCAACTCAGGGGACTTAAAATGCACAACCCAAAAGCGAAGGATTCAAAATGACCCGCCGCAATACACATaaatttcctttcttttttttggtcaaatagcctagtggctagagctcacataattaaattgtggagaagtggagtgtccgaggtttgaaccccggcccctacatataaaatgcaatattcctaccagctgagctaagctcacaggataaatttcctttcttttcttatGATAAAAATGGACGTAATATTcttaaccaaaaataaataaaatggacGTAATATTtcctttattatctttttaaaaacacACTTTGATTATTAATCTTTGCAACATTACACAAAGTTGCCATTCATGTAAAACGCGAGCTCAGTTGAATCACCATTTGGTGTTTATTATGGCATGTAAAAAATTGCTTA from Medicago truncatula cultivar Jemalong A17 chromosome 8, MtrunA17r5.0-ANR, whole genome shotgun sequence includes the following:
- the LOC25480789 gene encoding uncharacterized protein, whose amino-acid sequence is MDKVSSDCPYPGCFFCVMKEANPSKRRASVLKFFRELPCQDDDGQVLPISGLWNTAMAHPNDPEFIELGIFECMSALIWKGLKNRRWLSHDQNIYIPYYAAHIIGSYTMNMEEFAESSVHAGVIPPLVELLRGRLTWVEQRVAVRALGHLATYASTFPTLASHGEILELSIQLAMSSLEIVYSHFYQYVDRRLSYHCDLLTRGMGGVEMESRKAEEWASQLQCWSLQLINCFAFKPEFLPTICKQEFLTKLPGMWGGLVNENSPAGIGLLRTICHQKLGRGPVASCPGIIEALCNIARSSDDWQYMAIDCLLWLLQDPNTCHKVIDKVVPALVDLAEITTLGDHKKLGDSIVSVLQDCIETQGSGRSSISSRTKEQIEDLLSSKERLKWEKNMPKEDLHIKQAAALVVKLEGNSLFSSGNISGAASKYSEALALCPMRSKKERVVLYSNRAQCYLLLQQPLAAISDATRALCLHRPVNRHAKSLWRRAQAYDMLGLAKESLLDAILFINECSQSNDPDLSLRQNKVPDYAERLVKKQMRAAWLFREAAVKHGGVHNQGDGGDIYGPETDDSEWETASESDMGNDGIGDDDDGDWNNDDDRKE